The genomic segment ATGTCTGTTAGCCATAAAACCCAATTGTGTTCATCCATGAGGGAACTCGGGGCCATTTTGAGTCTCTTTGCTAAAATTAGAGTCTTataatcattttttgattgagctttttttgttttcctgtttcaaatgTAAAAAGTTTATTCTGAAACAATTTTCTTTGGTAGCCTTTGTCCAGAATGTAGAGATCAAGTCTTTTACTTCCATCTAAATGTAAATTATTGTTTACTAGTGAGCTACTGAGTTTCTAGCAGCCCGAGTTAGTAGCAGGTTTAGAGATAGTGGATATGTTTAATCAGTATAGTTTTGTGATCAGTGAGTGACATAGCGTACATGTCTACTGTAATGTTGTCTTTCGCTGAGCAAAACATTGCTCAAATCTATGTTATAAAACAGCCACGCCACCTGAGTTCTGTGCCTTATTAAAGAAATTAGGGCTGAAATGTACCTTTGAGGGCGTCAGCCTCACGTTCatggatgtgtgagtgtgttaaaACTATTTGTTGGGTGTTTTTGGTGACAGCTCTTGGCTTTCAGCCTCTTTGACCTCTTCAACATGGCGCCCGCAGTGGGACACCTCGGGACAGGAAACAGGTCGGGCGCTGCGCCTGCGCAGTTGCTCTGTCCGGGTCCCTGTAAAGATGTCTGAGCAGGCGGGGAGGGAGCGGAGCGGAGGACCCGAAACAACGCGCAGAACCCGCAACTGTCCGCGACTTAACCGGCCAAGGTAAGCGCCGACGGTCCCGCGGGCCGGCTCTGGGCGCACCGACACGCGGCGGAAGGTGTCAGCTCCCGGTGGGAGCTGGACAGCGGCGCGCGGGGCGGCCCAGCTCGGAGCACGGAACAGAAATGTTAGTGAGGGCGCGCGACGCTGTGGCAGGGGCGTGTCCGCCATCTTGTGAGTGAAGTGGCGCCTGAACAGCCGCGGCTCTCTGAGCCTAATGGCGGCTAACTGCCGATGTGACCGCGCGAAGGTTCCGAACCCGCCCTTTACTGCGCGTGCTGCCCAGCGTGGCCCCACCGCAGAGCCGGACCGGCCGTCACCGCATGTCCGTGTCAGTCCCGGGCTCCCGAGCAGCCGCCGCAGCCTTTTGTTgtcctcctccccctctctccctcctccctgTTTGTTTGGGAAACCTGCACCGCGCATGCGTGTAACCATGGCGTTCGTTTCTGCGTGTAAGAAAACACGATCAAACGTGTCGACAGCGCGCTTAAATCTGTCTGAGCCCATCGATCACTGTGATCAGTTTAACCACCGATCGGCTGTTTGCCGCCGTCTGACGTCAGCGCGCCACATTAACCCGCGGGAGCGGAGCAAGCACCGAGACCGCcacaacacacacgcacacagatgcCTGAATACATgcacgcgcaaacacacacctgaacgAGCACCTGTAACGTTGATCAAACTAGTGATGAGTTTGTCTGATCTGTATGGCGCTTTGAGCAGGGCTGGGTGTCCTCACTGATTTTCACTCAGTCATAAAAATTCTAATTCTTATCATTTATCAGAACatgtccatatttttatatctttgtataaaacaaagctgacactgagactccatcagaggtgtgagcatcacagcagaggcctttgtgtcaaagtaactgaggataaaacaaaaaaccatgaagcagattttcctggcctgactttttatagcagatagccttaaaaatattctgcagtaaatcaaaaactgaagaaaaccatgaatcaacatgtgaacattacctgatgctgctgaagggAACCAGagcacactgagagagagagagagagctgtgcaggaagtgtgacTTTATCGTAGTGGAATCAAAACAGCCAAAGTCAGAGAAAACTCGTGACCATGTATATCAaacgtgaagcgtagtttggatcttctgttgctgctggttcagtgaattttggtctgagAGTGACGAAgagatgtcggctttcagccccgacggtgTGTAGGTACCGTGGACCATCATCCatctgtgtttacattttttttacctgCTCGTTAATCGTTGCTGTTTGGCGAGTGTTGAAATGagctgagattctggcgtttctgtcaaaatacatttatatttcaaatCGATACCAGATTATTCAAACTCAAATAAATTTTTTAGAAACCCACCCCTACTTCTGAGTGCAGCTGCACACCTGTCTGACTCAGTCAcacctgtgttttgttttgaaggcACGTGATGTCATTCTGACTCTAACAGCCAAGATGTCGAATGACAGCCAGGGATCGGCGAAGGGGGAGGCGGCCATGATGCTGGCTCCCTCTGGCTCTGCCTCATCTGGGGGACCACCCCTTTCTCCGTCCATTGCCTCTAAAGCACCTGAGCTCCCAGGTATGCCCGACTGCCTCTCACCTGTCCCACTCACCGGACTCTTACTCTGAtgaccctctctctctctcccccccagATGAGTTGGTTCAGGCTGGATGGTCCAAGTGTTGGTCTCGGCGGGAGAATCGGCCATATTACTTCAACAGattcaccaatcagagcctGTGGGAGGTGCCAGTGCTCGGCCAGCATGATGTCATTGTGAGTATCGCCTGTGGTTATTGGTTACAGTTATTGATCGATGTGCAGTTATTGATCAGGTACCGatctgtgtctgcagtctgaTCCTTTAGGTCTAAATGCGGCTCCTGCAGAGGGCGGGGACAGTAACCTTGGTAATggtcagaggaagaggaggagctcCGAGGAGCAGGGGGGAGGACCTAACAGCTTCAAACGTGCAAAGGTAAAACTGAGTCCTAGGTTGGATGAGCCAGAAAGATGgtctgctgtgattggctgacgTACTGACCTTACATTTCCTGTGCCACGATTAGTAACCTgacaaccaatcacagcagagtgTGAGTAGGGTGATGCATGTAGCTAAAGATGCTCCGAGTGCAGGTGAGCGAACCCTGACCAGGTCTGTCTGTTACCAGGTGGAGCCGACCACGCCCATCTCTCCTAGCACTCCTGGGGTCAAACCCTGGAGCTCCGCCCCTGAGGACAAACAGGCCCAGTCCGTCACACCCACTACACCGAGCCCTGCCCCCGCACCATACAGACCAGCTGTGTGAGTActgcatgttgttttgttttgttttgtcgaAGGACTTTTTTGATTGGTCGGTGTTTTCAGGATCTACTGGGACCTGGACGTGCAGACCAACGCCGTGATCCGAGAGCAGGCCCCCGCCAGCCACCACCTGCCCCCCCACCCCGAGATTGAGCTCCAGCGAGCGCAGCTGGTCACCAAGCTGAGGCAGCACTACCACGAGCTGTGCCACCAGAGGGAAGGTATGCCACACTTGCAGGTTGTGTACAGGTAGCTCCTCCCCCACAGGTGAGAGGTGGCGGGAGAACACATCTTCAGATAGggtgaaggtcaaaggtcatcagAGACTTTGGAGCCGTCCAAGCCCGAGTGTTCATTGATGGGTATGACAGGCATGTGTGAACGTGAGCTCTGACCAGGTGTTGGTTCTCTGCTTCAGGTATTGATCCGCCCCGGGAGTCCTTCAACCGCTGGCTGCTAGAGAGGAAAGTAATTGACAAAGGTCACGACCCCTTACTGCCCAGTGACTGTGACCCTGTTATCTCCCCATCGATGTTCCGAGAGGTCATGAACGACATTCCCATCAGGTGACTTTAAAATCGAGAGGCGTTTGCGTCTCGTGCTCCTGACTTTCGTTTGCTGTGAGGAGAACATGAGATTTGCTTTTAGTTGAGTGATAAATCTCTGACACTAGAAATTGAGTGAATTTATTGATCAGAGATCACGTGCAGATTCATCTATTGATCAGTGATTGGTTTGTGTGTGACAGGTTGTCTCGCATTAAGTACAAAGAGGAGGCTCGGAAGCTGCTCTTTAAATACGCCGAAGCTGCCAAGAAGATGATCGACTCCAGGTAGGACCCAGCTGACCAACTGCAATCCTGCTGAGATAACCAGATGGGCCCgcactctgacctctgacctgtcacCCATGCAGGAATGCGAGCCCGGAGAGCAGGAAAGTGGTGAAATGGAACGCCGAGGACACGATGAACTGGCTGCGCCGAGATCACTCCGCCAGCAAGGAGGACTACATGGTAACCTGTGACTTTCGCTTCATCTGTACTCATTACACGATTGCTTGTAGATCACCTGTACAAGTCGCCTGTGACTGTCACTGGTGTATCTGCAGGACCGTCTGGAGCACCTGAGGCAGCAGTGCGGTCCTCACGTTGCTGCTGTCGCCAAAGATTCTGTAGAGGGAATCTGCTCCAAGATCTACCAGCTGTCTGCGGAGTACAGCCGCCGCCTGCGCCAGACACACCTGAGCCTGCTGCAGGACCCGCCCACTGGTACACACACTTCAGCTGCTGTCCTGTGTATTATTCACCTGGCTGTCTGAGCCCATAGTgttctgtctctgcgtgtttcaGAGGCGTGTGCGTCCCCGCCGCAGTCCCGCCTTGTCTACTGTTACCCAGTGCGTCTGGCGATCCCGTCGCCGGCGCTGCCCCGTGTGGAGCTTCACTTTGAGAATGACATGGCGTGTCTACGCTTTAGAGGAGAGATGGTCAAAGTTAACAGAGGACACTTCAGCAAGCTGGTCAGTGGTAATCTGATTACCTTTAAAATTGTAATCCGAGTACATTACAGCAACCTAGTCAGTACCCCCGGTGTAATCGGTTTACTTTTTACATAGTAACACAAGGACTCAAAAGAGTAATCAAAGTACTCATCAAAAAGCTGGTCAGTATCGCactgtaatcagattactttgTCTAATCTGTCCCGTTTGTCTCTCCCTCTCACCTGTCTCGCTGCAGGAGCTGTTGTACAGGTACAGCTGTATAGACGACCCTCGCTTCGACAAGTTCCTGTCCAGAGTCTGGTGCCTCCTGAAGAGATACCAGGTCAGCTGACGGCGTGCTCGCTCTGTTTACCTGCCTCATCAGCTGCTCAGAGCTaaataggtgtgtgtgtgtgtgtgtgtgtgtgtgtgtgtgcgtgcaggtGATGTTCGGCAGCGGTGCTAACGAGGGGAGTGGCCTGCAGGGGGCGTTGCCGGTGTCGGTGTTTGAGACGCTGAACCGtcagtttggtgtttctttCGAGTGCTTTGCCTCGCCACTTAACTGCTACTTCAAACAGTTTTGCTCCGCCTTCCCTGATACCGATGGCTTCTTCGGGTCCAGAGGGTGAGGTGACACAACTGGACACTCCGCTGCACAGTCTGTCCACTCTCCCTGTCCCAGCGTAACAATCTGGCGTGTGTTTCAGGCCCTTCCTGTCCTTCTGTCCGGTCAGCGGCTCGTTTGAAGCCAACCCGCCGTTCTGTGAGGAGCTGATGGACGCCATGGTGACGCACTTTGAGGTCAGTACTAGTCTCTGATCCGGCCTCTGAAAGGGACTGTGATCCAGGGTTTCTGATCCGGTCTCCTGTTTCTGTCAGGACCTGTTGGACCAGTCCTCGGAGCCTCTGTCGTTCATCGTGTTCGTGCCTGAGTGGCGTGACCCTGTGACTCCAGCTCTGACTCGTATGGAAGCAAGTAGATTCCTGCGTCATCAACTCAGCATTCCCGCCTACGAGCATGAGTACCGATCAGGGAGTCAGCACATCTGCAAAAGGTACTCGCACTATAGTGCTGTAGTACTACTGTAATACTAATACTGTGTACGCTGAATTACTCTGATTGACCTGTAGTACCCTATACTCTGAttactttatatattttcaGGGACGAGATGTACTACCGGGCTGTACACGGTACTGCGGTTCTCTTCCTGCAGAACGACGCCGGCTTTGTGAAGTGGGCGCCTACTCCAGAGCGTCTGGCCGAGCTGACAGCAGCGTACCGCGCCTCTTCCACCCGTACTTCCTCCTTGTCGTCCCCTGGCCCTGCCCACATCTCTCCTGGAGATAGAGACTCCGCCCCCAAAACATCTGATAGGACACAGAGTAGCGTATTGTCACCCGGTGGccatgacaacaacaacaacaacagcagcggTGATAGTGGCAGCGGAAGCAGCAGCAGTCCTCGAGACAAAGTGTCGACCGTGTAGGCGGGACTTGTGGAGGACACGCCCTATCACCTATTGGACAGTtgtttaaagttttgttttctgactTGTCTCGTTCAGATTGTCCCTCACCAGCACCTGTAGCAACTGTTTATCCATAATGCCACATACCACCAGGGGGCGGGCGAAGCCTGAATTAGCCCCACCCTCTGCTGGCTTAACCCCGCTCTGTTGTGATTGGTCAAAGCTCTggagcttttttatttttttttatttttttaaacctgcaGCTGATTCTTGTTCAGCTGTGGCTTCTGTTGCTCAGCAACAAGCATCACAGCCAATCAGTGAGCAGCGACTTGGAGCTGCGGCAATAAACCCCTCCCTCACCTGTAATGTCACTTGTGACCACGGAGGACTCTGGTCCCCGCACCCATAGGGCTTTCTGATTGGTCAATAAGGCAGCTACTGTTTCTATTGGACAGATCTTTGTTTTTCGTgggtttgattttgtttttgtttttttcagtcctGCTTCTGGTCCCGCCTACTCATAATGGCCCGGCCAGTCAGTGCGGGGAAATGGACTACTCatgaggtggaggaggtggaggattAACAGTTAGGTGGGAGGAGGTGGAGTCAGATTCAGACTGATGCTCGGAGACAGACGCCTCAGAGTGCGGGGTCACTGAGGCTGAGGGGGTGGGGTCTCATGTAATCAAACTGACAGACATTTGTGTGAACACGACAGCTTGTCATtaacgtctttttttttttttcaggttcaTCAAACGTTTGTCAgaaaaattaaagtttttttttaatttaaactttttggagttttctttgtgtgtgtgttttttgtttgttttttttttgttaaatgtgtttcaaacattttttcccGCTTTTCTCCTCTCTGGCTCCTCCCACTCAGTAACCTGACACTACAACAAATGTTTgttctgtgattggctggctgtGGTCCAATGAGGCGTCTGTTTCCAGGGCTGGCAGCAGTGTATATAGTGTACAGCTTGTTgatgttttaatttaaagagaCGGTGTGAAACCAAAGCGACAAAGCTGCGATAGACagactcctcctcctcacctcatcttcatcatcatccgCTGTGCGTGAACTATTTCGAAGATGTTCCTGAACCTCAGAGCGAGCACCGCCATTCTTACGTTCCTTTTCCCGTTCAGCACGAGGTCATGTGTTCAGGTGTTTCGTGCCGCTGCAGCTTCACTCGTTTGGTCACATTAAGAACGTTTGTCACGGCTTCGACATGTGACAGTAATGTAAAGCACCA from the Oreochromis aureus strain Israel breed Guangdong linkage group 5, ZZ_aureus, whole genome shotgun sequence genome contains:
- the pcif1 gene encoding mRNA (2'-O-methyladenosine-N(6)-)-methyltransferase, which produces MSNDSQGSAKGEAAMMLAPSGSASSGGPPLSPSIASKAPELPDELVQAGWSKCWSRRENRPYYFNRFTNQSLWEVPVLGQHDVISDPLGLNAAPAEGGDSNLGNGQRKRRSSEEQGGGPNSFKRAKVEPTTPISPSTPGVKPWSSAPEDKQAQSVTPTTPSPAPAPYRPAVIYWDLDVQTNAVIREQAPASHHLPPHPEIELQRAQLVTKLRQHYHELCHQREGIDPPRESFNRWLLERKVIDKGHDPLLPSDCDPVISPSMFREVMNDIPIRLSRIKYKEEARKLLFKYAEAAKKMIDSRNASPESRKVVKWNAEDTMNWLRRDHSASKEDYMDRLEHLRQQCGPHVAAVAKDSVEGICSKIYQLSAEYSRRLRQTHLSLLQDPPTEACASPPQSRLVYCYPVRLAIPSPALPRVELHFENDMACLRFRGEMVKVNRGHFSKLELLYRYSCIDDPRFDKFLSRVWCLLKRYQVMFGSGANEGSGLQGALPVSVFETLNRQFGVSFECFASPLNCYFKQFCSAFPDTDGFFGSRGPFLSFCPVSGSFEANPPFCEELMDAMVTHFEDLLDQSSEPLSFIVFVPEWRDPVTPALTRMEASRFLRHQLSIPAYEHEYRSGSQHICKRDEMYYRAVHGTAVLFLQNDAGFVKWAPTPERLAELTAAYRASSTRTSSLSSPGPAHISPGDRDSAPKTSDRTQSSVLSPGGHDNNNNNSSGDSGSGSSSSPRDKVSTV